CTCTGCGGCGTGGGAGTTTCGTACAAATTTGTTTGCGCCCTGTACTCCAAACTTTCGATGCCCGAACCGACCAAGTTCTTGGACTTGGTGGCGCTCGGTACGCTTGCTGACTTGGTCTCCATGACGCCTGAAAATCGCGCCTTTACCAAGACGGGACTTAGGTCTATTGAAAGCAGCCACTGGCCTGGCCTGCAAGAAATGTACAGCAACTTGATGAAGGGCCACGGTAGCGTGGGCGGCATCGATGTCATGTACAAGTTTGCGCCGCTCCTGAATGCGCCTGGTCGTATGGAACGCCCGGATCCGGCTCTCAAGCTTTTGCTCAGTCCGAATATGGCGACCGCCAATGCCTTGATGGCTGAACTGCGCGAATGGAACAGCAAACGCAAACAGAAAGAAGCCGAAATTACAGAGATGGCGCAAGAGCAAATGAAAGCCATGTATGGCGATAATTTGCCGACGGTGATTGTGGTTGCCGGAAACGATTGGCATGTGGGCGTCATCGGAATTGTGGCAGCCAAGCTTGCGCAAGAATACCACCGCCCGACTGCTGTGCTTTCGATTCAAGGCGGCATGGCGCATGCGAGTGCGCGTGCGGTGCCGGGCTTCAACTGGCATAAGGCTTTGTTTGAGTCGCGCGAATTGTTTGACCGCTGGGGCGGTCACGCCAACGCGGCGGGATTCTCGCTTTCGGCCGATAAGATTGACGAACTCCGCAAACGCTTGGAAGTCTCTGCGGCAAACCAGAATTATACCGGCACCGAAGAATGCGAAGGCGAGACGGCGCCTTGCTCGTACGATATTCGCATCTCGCTCAACGAACTGATTGTTGAGGCTTCGCAGTACATGACGCCGGGCGATTACGGCTCGGGCAATTGTGCAAACAAGGGCCAGCTGATTTCGATTCTCGACTTTATCGACTTGCTCGAACCATTCAGCGGAAACTTCCCGTATCCGACCTTCCGCGCCGACAACGTGAAAATCCACAGACTCCGTGAACTCAAGGGCGGACATCTGCAAATGGATATTTCGCAGGCGGGCAGCCGCGTGTATCCGGCGATTGGCTTTGGACTTCGCAAGTTCAAGAGTCTGCTCAGCAAGCCCGTGTCGGTGATTTTTGAACCCACCTGGAATTATTTTAACGACCGCAAGTCCTTGCAACTTTGCGTCAAGGCCATTGAGCCTTATATTGAACCCAACACCGTAAACGACTAGGATAACTAAAAATGCGCAACTTGCCGATATATTTCATGATTCTGGTTTTTGCGGGAATGCTGTTTGCACTCTCGAGGGTGCATCTGTATACGCCGGTGGTTCTTCCTGCTGAACCGGAGCCCGCCCCTGTAGAACAGGATGGCTTTACGGGCCGCGTGGTGATGCCTTCGCTAGACGATATCTATGTACTGGAAAATACGGCCGGCCGAGACCTCGTACAGTTTGCAAGGTTCTTGAAGGGCCGCGCCGCAGGCCTCCATTTTGCGTCGGCCGCTTACTTTAAGGCTAACCAGAAAAATTTGAAAAAGGATTCGCCCCATGCGATCATGGGAATCAAGCTGACCCTTGATTCCTTGGGCACGTTTATGCCCGAAATTCTTTTCACCAACGTACACGATGATAATTTTAAAGGCCTGGTGCTTTCGCAAATCCAGACCTATTGGCGCTATCCGCGTAGTGAAAGCGGACGCTTTGTCGTTTGGCTTCCAATCGCTTGGAAAACCGAATATTGATTACTTGCTCTTCAAGATAGCGAGCAGTTCGGCGGTGCGTTTCTCGATCAAGATGAACGCTTCGAACATACGGGCTTCGCGCCACTTCACCAAATACTTGGCCTTCCATTCTTCGGCCACTTCTTCGGGATCTTCATGGTGCGATTCGTTACGGTACCATTCTTCTTTCTTGATTTCCTTGATCATGTCGCCCATTTCGGCGGCCGGCTGCAAGGAACCCTTGCAAAGCAAGAGGGCACGCAAGTTGTCCAAGAGAATCTCGTCGCTCGGATTGTCGGAATCGTCGCGAGCGCAGTCCCAAATTTCGCCACGGTGGCGTTCCGTCCAGCCCATCAGGTGCTTCTCGGTGCGTGCGAGTTCGCCCTTGGCGAGCTTTTCTTCGACTGCTTCGCGCGGGTAATAGATGCTGTTCGGGTAGAATTCGATCATAAGGGGCTCCCTGGTTTGCCGTTAATGCCCGGGGCGGGACTTGAACCCGCACGAGGTTGCCCTCAAGGGATTTTAAGTCCCCAGTGTCTACCATTCCACCACCCGGGCTCGGGCGTGTCACAAATATAGTAAACAGAGCTGCAATTCCGGCCTTTTTGCAGGAATCTCTAGCAACAATTCTGTTATT
The nucleotide sequence above comes from uncultured Fibrobacter sp.. Encoded proteins:
- the recJ gene encoding single-stranded-DNA-specific exonuclease RecJ; this translates as MAQETTDVELSERLASAMSKSLRIPHVVARFLVSRGVCTVSEAHRMLCGNAGDVLDPFLMKGMEEAVAWLLDIREKHEKVFVFGDYDLDGMSAVTLMTRALAELGLESDWRLPNRFGDGYGLSASAVEEMHEAGARYVITVDTGITANAEIALAKSYGMSVLVIDHHQPSGDGLPDCDVLLDPHQDGDTYPNPELCGVGVSYKFVCALYSKLSMPEPTKFLDLVALGTLADLVSMTPENRAFTKTGLRSIESSHWPGLQEMYSNLMKGHGSVGGIDVMYKFAPLLNAPGRMERPDPALKLLLSPNMATANALMAELREWNSKRKQKEAEITEMAQEQMKAMYGDNLPTVIVVAGNDWHVGVIGIVAAKLAQEYHRPTAVLSIQGGMAHASARAVPGFNWHKALFESRELFDRWGGHANAAGFSLSADKIDELRKRLEVSAANQNYTGTEECEGETAPCSYDIRISLNELIVEASQYMTPGDYGSGNCANKGQLISILDFIDLLEPFSGNFPYPTFRADNVKIHRLRELKGGHLQMDISQAGSRVYPAIGFGLRKFKSLLSKPVSVIFEPTWNYFNDRKSLQLCVKAIEPYIEPNTVND